Below is a window of Mucilaginibacter ginkgonis DNA.
ATATATGATTCGCTGCGCTGCAGTATAACTTCATCGCCGCCATGCACATTTTGGTGAGCATTCATGCCGGCAATCATACCTTGCGCTGCGGCTTCTTCGTAACCTGTAGTACCGTTTATCTGGCCGGCGAAGAAGAGATTTCTGATTAATTTGGTTTCAAGCGTTAAGCTCAGTTGAGTAGGCGGGAAGTAGTCATATTCAATTGCATAACCCGGCCTAAACATTTTCGCGTTTTCAAAACCCGGTATTTTAGTGAGAGCGCGGTACTGTACATCTTCAGGTAAAGAAGTTGAAAATCCATTAACATAGATCTCCACTGTGTTGAATCCTTCGGGCTCAACAAAAATCTGATGCCGGTCGCGTTCAGCAAAACGATTGATCTTGTCTTCGATAGATGGGCAATAACGTGGGCCCAAACCTTTGATGCGCCCGGTAAACATTGGAGATTTTTCAAAACCCTCTTTCAAGGTGTCATGAACTTCCTGATTGGTGTAAGTTATCCAGCAGCAACGCTTTTCTTTAGGGATTTCTACATCTGTGTAAGAGAAGCGACCAGGGTTTTCATCACCCCATTGCTCTTCCATTACACTGTAGTTTAATGTCCGACCATCGATTCGCGGTGGGGTTCCGGTCTTCATTCTGCCGGCCTCAAAGCCTAATTCAACTAACTGCTCAGTAATGCCGGTTGCAGCCTTTTCGCCTGTGCGACCACCGCCCATACGTTTCTCACCAATATGGATAATTCCGTTTAGAAAAGTACCATTGGTTAATACCACGGCGTCGCTTTCTATTTCAGCGCCTAAAGACGTTTTTACTCCGCTCACCTTGCCGCCTTTAACAATAAGCCCGCTTACCATGTCTTGCCAAAAATCAATGTTTTGTGTATTTTCTAAAGCAAGACGCCATTCTTCGGCAAAACGCATGCGGTCATTTTGTGCCCGCGGGCTCCACATTGCGGGCCCCTTTGAAAGGTTAAGCATGCGGAATTGTATAGTTGTCTTATCTGCAATAATGCCCGAGTAACCCCCTAAAGCGTCGATTTCTCGCACTATCTGGCCTTTAGCAACGCCGCCCATTGCTGGGTTGCAACTCATTTGTGCAATGGTGCCCATATTCATGGTGACCAATAGCACGGATGAGCCCATATTGGCTGCAGCAGCGGCGGCTTCACAGCCGGCGTGCCCGGCCCCAACAACTATAACATCGTATTTCTTAAACATTCTTTTATTAAATGTTCCACGTGGAACATTACAAAATTAATCTTTATCGTTTGATGTTCCACGTGGAACACCGAATAATGACAGTATAGCGAAGGTTGCCCAGATAGCTTCCAATACAACGAATGGATAGAACTTAATTAAGATAGATGAGACACAACAAAGCATTGCGCCTATAAAGTTCATTAGGGTGTATGCTTTGCTTTGCGCAGGAAGCTTTTTATAAAGATTCAACAAAAAGGCTATCAATAATATGATAACGCCTGCCGATGCTAAAACGTCTGATAATTTCATTTATGATCTTTCTGATAATTCTAACCAGCGCATAGATTTTTCATCCATATTGTTAGTTAGGTTTTGTATTTGCTGAGCGGTTTCCGACAGTTCGGTGTGATCTAAACTACCCGAATTTAACATCTCCGTAAGTTTAGATATTTCTTTCTCGATCGATGCTATATCGGCTTCTAAAGTTTCTAATTCTTTTTGCTCTTTAAAAGAAAGTTTGATTTTATGTTGGTCCTGTTTAATAGCAACCGGAGTTGGTGCGGCGGCAATCGGCTTTTTATCAGCTTTTGCTTCTGAATCCATATCTAAGCGGTAAGAAGAATAATTGCCATTATAGATATCTACGCTGCCAGTTCCCGGCAATACAAATAGTTGGTCAACCAATTTGTCCAATAAATATCTGTCGTGCGATACCAATAGTAGAACGCCGGTATAGCTAATCAAAAACTCCTCAAGTACATTTAAAGTGTCGATATCTAAATCGTTAGTCGGCTCATCCAGTATCAAAAAGTTCGGGTTCTGCATTAAGATGCGCATCAACTGCAGGCGTTTCTTTTCGCCACCGCTCAAATTAGTCACTAAACCATATTGCTTATTAGGCGGAAATAAGAATTGGGTTAGCAATTGTGACGCTGTAATCATCTTGCCGTCGGCCATAGTGATAAACTCAGCCACGTTCTTGACAATGTCTATTACGCGTTCGTCTTCTGCAAAAGAAATCCCAGCCTGGTTGAAATAGCCCATTACTGTTGTCTCACCTTTATCAACTTCGCCAGTATCTGGCTGCAGATTTCCTGTAATTATATTTAACAATGTAGATTTACCACTGCCGTTCTTTCCTGCAATGCCTATTCGATCCC
It encodes the following:
- a CDS encoding CBU_0592 family membrane protein encodes the protein MKLSDVLASAGVIILLIAFLLNLYKKLPAQSKAYTLMNFIGAMLCCVSSILIKFYPFVVLEAIWATFAILSLFGVPRGTSNDKD
- the mnmG gene encoding tRNA uridine-5-carboxymethylaminomethyl(34) synthesis enzyme MnmG, giving the protein MFKKYDVIVVGAGHAGCEAAAAAANMGSSVLLVTMNMGTIAQMSCNPAMGGVAKGQIVREIDALGGYSGIIADKTTIQFRMLNLSKGPAMWSPRAQNDRMRFAEEWRLALENTQNIDFWQDMVSGLIVKGGKVSGVKTSLGAEIESDAVVLTNGTFLNGIIHIGEKRMGGGRTGEKAATGITEQLVELGFEAGRMKTGTPPRIDGRTLNYSVMEEQWGDENPGRFSYTDVEIPKEKRCCWITYTNQEVHDTLKEGFEKSPMFTGRIKGLGPRYCPSIEDKINRFAERDRHQIFVEPEGFNTVEIYVNGFSTSLPEDVQYRALTKIPGFENAKMFRPGYAIEYDYFPPTQLSLTLETKLIRNLFFAGQINGTTGYEEAAAQGMIAGMNAHQNVHGGDEVILQRSESYIGVLIDDLVTKGTEEPYRMFTSRAEHRLLLRQDNADIRLSPLGHKLGLISDKRLQKVNDKIAESDHIVAYTKGRSIEPSTVNNLLEELGTTPLSQNVKLFNVMSRPQVAFTDLVKADTPLADLLSKYDKETIEQAEIKIKYESYFEKEMDIVNRMRKMENNDINPNFDYQQLHSLSKEAREKLMKIKPRTLGQASRISGVSPSDISVLMVHLSK